Genomic window (Aminivibrio pyruvatiphilus):
CTGCTGGATATAGTAATTGCCGGAGAAGCTCATGAGCATACATGGGCAGACTCCCGGAGCAACGGGCTCGGTGATCATGATTTCATGCCGTTCCGCCCAGTTGGGGATTTCAATCCCCGCCATGCGGGCGATGAACTGGGCGTAGGCGCCTGCGCAGTTTATCACCACGGGGGCATGGAGTGTGCCCCTGTCGGTTTCAACACCCCGGACCACGTTGTTTTCCACGAGAATGCCGGTGCATGTGGTATGCCTGTGGCAGGTGACGCCGAGACGCTTTGCCGCTTCAAGGTAGGCGAAGGTTGTAAGGAAGGGGTCCGCGTGACCGTCCCTTCCATGGAAAAAGAAACCTACGGCGTCGTCGGCGGCAAGTCCCGGGCAGATTCCTCTGGCTTCCTGCAGGTTTATCTGCCGCGACTTGATCCCAAGGGAGTTCTGGAGTTCCATTCCCTTCCTGAGGGTCTCCAGTTCTTTTTCGTTATAGGCCACGAGCAGGTAGCCGCCCTGATTGAGCCCGACCGACATCCCCAGCTCCTGGTCAAGCTGCTCGAAAATGTCAAGGGCGGCAATGCCGAGGCGGCAGTTCATTTCCGTTCCCCATTGTGCCCGTATTCCTGCCCCGCATCGACCGGTGGAACCACCGCAGATGGTGCCCTTTTCTATGAGAACGATGTCTTTCACGCCGTTCAGGGCAAGATAATAGGCTGTAGATACGCCGATAATTCCGCCACCTATGATGACAACGTCGGCGGTGTTCTTCCATTCCATCATTCTTCACCCTCCTCTGCGAGCAAACCGATCCTGATTGGTTTTGCAGGAGGTCGAACGGTTGCCGGTTCTACTTCGGTGATTGACTTTCCCGTTTTTTTCGCAATCTCTCTCATGAGGATATCCTGGCAGCCTCTGCCCTGGCATGGGCCCATGCCGACCCGGAGAACCCTCTTGAGTTCTTCCACGGAGTCATATCCCCTGTCGATCCACTCGTGGATCTCCTCGAGGGTAACTTCCTCGCAGCGGCATACGTAAATCTCTTCAGATCCCGGATGTTCCTTCTGCATGGTCATTTCACCGCCCTGATTGTCCGGAATTCGTCCACTACTTCTTTTGGAGCCGAAACATGGATGACATAGGTCCTGTCCTTTTTGGGTTGTGTCACGTTTTCCACGGTGCCTTCCGCAATGCATTCCCCTATTCGGTTCAGGCACTGGACTTTCTGCCCCTTTTCCGGAAGGGGCAGCATCTCGTAGGGAAGTTTGAAAAGAGCTTTGTCTTCGGAAAAAGTGAGATCGATAACGAAGCACGCCAGACCCGGACAGGATGCTACACAGAGGGTGCATCCAGTGCACAGCGAATGATCAACCGTCGGGGTGTCGTTGATGTCGGCAAAGGGACGGATCGCTCCGGTAGGACAGCTGGTATGGCACGGATTGCAGGGAATGCGCTGGGGACATTCGACGATTACGACTCCTCCTTTTTTCGATTCCCAGAGTTTGCGGTCCGGCAGGACGGCACCTTCCCGTTCGCCGGTGAGGACACCGCTGTTGAAGAGGTCGAGAGCGTCAGCCATTGGAAACATCCTCCCATCTGTTGACAAGCACGCATTCGAGTCCCTGGCATATACGTGCCCCTGCCTCTCCTGACCTGAGAGCCTGGAGACGTCCCCAATATTCGTCAAGCTTACCGTGTTCGGTGGGGTATCCAAGATCTGAAGCCGCCGAAAGGCCGGCTATTCTCCCTTCGACCATGGCGGCGCTTGCCTCTTCGATGCCGCTTGCGTCACCTGCGGTGAAAAAATCGGGGTTGGAGGTTTTCATCGTTCTGTCCCGCTGTGCAACAAGGCCGCACAACTGGGGAACATACATCATTTTGCATCCGGCCTGGGAGAGAATCTCCGTGGTCGGGGAGAGACCGACAGCTATGCAGATGATGTCACAGTCCACGTACTTTTTTTCTCCCACCGGCTCGAAACGGTCATTGAGTGCCGTGATGTACGCTCCCGTGATGACCTGCTCCCCCACGGCTTTTCTGATGGAGTGGCGCAGAAGGATGGGGACGCCCATCCGACGGATTTTTGCTGCGTGGACCCAGTAGCCGCCAACCCGGGGTGCGGCTTCGACAACGGCGGCGACTTCAACGCCTGCCTGCATGAGCTGATAACTCACAATAAGGCCGATATTGCCCGCTCCGACCATGAGAACCCGTTTCCCGGGAACAACCCCGTAGACGTTCATAAGGGTCTGAACGGCTCCTGCACCGTAAACGCCGGGAAGGTCATTGTTTGGAAACGGAATGAGCCGTTCCTGGGCGCCTGTAGCCACTATTGTTTTTTTAGCTTTGATATGGAAGTATTTTTCTTCTCCCCGCATGGCGGTGAAGGTGCCGTCTTCTGAATAGAAGCCTGTGATGGTGGTATTGGTGTGGATTTCAACGTTTTCCCTGCAGGAATCAATTTCGTTCAAAAGGATGTTCGCGATTTTGAACCCCCTGGTTCCCGCATATTCGTCCTTGCTGCCGAAGAATTTATGGGTCTGTTTTACGAGCTGTCCTCCCAGATGAAGATCGCTTTCCGCCACCATGACTTTTGCACCTGCCGCCGCCGCTTCTGCTGCCGCGCTGAGGCCCGCCGCTCCTCCGCCGATAACGAGAATTTCTGTCGAGAGAGTTTTCATGGCCTCATCCTCATTCCGCTGTCTCGGGTACGAAGCCCTTGCCGTGCTGGGTTTCCACCTTCATGCCTGGTTTTAGGGGAGTTATGCATGTCCTGACGTTCGGAACACCGTCCACCACCATGAAACAGCTGCTGCATTTTCCGATGGCGCAGAAAAAACCCCGGGGTCTGTGCATTTCAGCCGTTTCTCGGTAGACTCTAACCCTGTTCGCATGAAGGGCCATGGCGATGGGCTCCCCTTCATATCCTTCCATTTCCCTTCCGTCGAAGAAAAAACGTACCTTTTCTCCCCTAGGGAAATCAAGGATCGGATGTTCCTCGATCAAATCCATGGTCCCGCGGCCTCCTCCCGGATTACTTTTCTCATCCAAGCCTGTTTTCCTCCTTCCAAGCATGACTCGATTTCACAACACGGTACATGGCCTGTTGCGGAAAAACTATTGGAATCAGGAGCACAAATGGCTGTTTTTGAAGGACATGAAGTGATGGGCAGCACTATCCCCTCCGGAGAAAATGGGTCACGGAGAATGCTTTTGTGTGTTCAATTGTGTTCCGGGAATCCCAATTTGTCAAGGATATGTTGAAATTTTGGGCACATTCAACTTTTTCACAAATGGTTCGTAAGGCTTTTTCGTGAACAGGGTTTTTTCTGCAAAAGGTCGGTTTTTTTGCTCCGGAGGAAAATTTGAAATAGAATAGAAGCAGTTTTTCCCGAGAGTACGATGATTTTTTTGAAAGAGGTGATCGGGTATGTTTCTTATGAACAGCGGCCACATGCTTTCCTGTTTCTCTTTTCCCGGGTTGATGGATGCCGCAGAAGAGGCCATGAAAGCGGCCGGCCGGGAGAAGGACGGATCCATAACAGTACCCCTGAGAACCGCTGTCAACAGAGGAAAGAATTCTCTCCTGCTCATGCCCTGTCTTGCGGATGATCTCTGGGGGCTGAAAGCTCTCACGATTTTTCCCGACAACCCTGTACGCTCACGGCCTTTTCTGAACGGGCTGGTACTCCTTTTCGACGGGGCGGACGGGACTCCTCTTGCGCTTTTTGACGGGAGAACGCTGACGGCCCTGAGAACGGGTTCGGTGGGAGGGGCCGCTGTACGCGCCCTTGCGGGAAAGGATGTGCGGTCCCTTGGCCTAGCCGGAGCGGGTGTCCAGGGATACTGGCAGGTCCGTTTCGCCTGCGAGGCCCGATCCTTTTCAGAGGTTCGAATCTATGATGCCGTCCCGGAGAGTGCGGAAAGGACTGCTGAAAGGCTCGGAAAAGATCTGCCCGAAATCAGCGTGTTGCCCTGCAGAGATGCCGCGGAGCTTGCTCTTGCTTCCGATGTGATCATTACCGCCACAACGGCGAAACAGCCGGTTTTTCCTGATGACAGGCGTCTCTTTTCGGGAGGGAAATGCATCATCGGCATCGGTTCCTATACTCCGGAGATTCGGGAATATCCCGATGCCCTTTTCGCGGAAGCGGAGCAGGTTTATGTGGATACTGAGCATGCCCTTTCGGAAACGGGAGACCTCATCAACCCCCTTTCCAGGGGAGTATTTTCGAAAGAAATCATCCGTCCACTTTCTGATCTCCTTCTTGCCGGGAAGAAGGAAACAGCAGGCACCGGCACTGTCTTTTTCAAATCCGTCGGGCTTTCGGTGTTTGATCTTTATGCTGCGAAAACCTTGCTTGAGAGGGGAAAAATGACCGGAAACGGAATCGATTTCGATCTGTAGTACGTGCCGAATGACCGGGGAACGCCCGCCCCTGAACCGGCGGCCGTTCCCCGTCTTGAAGGAGTTCAGTGAACCGCTGCGGCATCGAATGATTTTTTCAGGACTGGGGCCCCCATTTCCTTGCCCATTCGAACATTCCCACGGCACACGCAACGCTTGCGTTCAAAGAGCCGGTTTCTCCCGTAAGGGGGATTCGGACGATTTCGTCGCAGGTATCGGATACGAGCCTGGACAGGCCTTCACCTTCGGCACCCACTATAAGGGCGGTTCTTTCCGGCATGGGCTCGGACCAGAGGGAACGGCCGGCCCTGTTATCAAGACCGATGGTCCAGAAGCCGGCCTCCTGGAGCTCTTTTACCGTCTGGGAGACATTGTTTATCCCCACCATGGGCAGGCGCAGTGCAGCGCCGGCGCTGACCTTGACCACAGTGCCCCCGGGGAGGGCTCCCCTGCGCTTGGGAAAGAGAACTCCTTTCGCACCGCACGCTTCAGCAGTGCGGGCTACGGCGCCGAGGTTATGAGGATCCTGGACGTGGTCGAGGACGACCACGAGGAGAGGGCCGGCGGAAGGGAGGGAAGAGAAGAAATCCCCGAGATCGGCCATGGAAACCTCACTGCTTCGGCAGGCGACACCCTGGTGATTCACCGGCCCGCAAATCTCGGAAAGAACCTCGGGTGTGACGACCTGAACCACCACACCTCCTTTTTCCGCCAGGGTTTTCACCTGCCGGGAAAAGGAATCGCTCACATTCTTCCCGAGGAAAACTTTCTGAACCCTGTCGGGAGACTCTTTTAAAAGCTGGAGTACGACCTGCCTCCCCCAGTTGAGGTCTTCGCTTCTCTTTTTTTCAAAACGGGGTGCGGCGGAACCGGTTTCTTTTCCGAACCTCCTGCCTGCGGGTCTTTTCCCATCTTTTCTTTCTATTCTATCCACTTTTCTTCATCCTTTCGCTGATTTGATCGGAATACTCCCGGAGAAACCGGGCTGTATACCCCTTGGAAGAGTGCATGAGATCTTCCGGTGTGCCTGCCGCGACGAGCCGCCCTCCTCCGTTTCCTCCCTCCGGGCCGAGGTCGATAATATAATCTGCGGACATCAGAACGTCCAGGTTGTGTTCGATGAGAATGACCGTGTTTCCCTGGTCAACGATCTTGTTCACGATGACCAGGAGTTTTTCCACGTCCGTGTAATAAAGGCCGGTGGTCGGTTCATCAAGAAGGTACAGGGTCGGTCCAGAAAATTTCTTGCTCAGTTCCTTGGACAATTTCACTCTCTGGGCCTCCCCTCCGCTGAGGGTGAGGGCCGACTGCCCGAGCCGGATATATCCGAGTCCCGCTTCGGCAATGAGGTTCAGCTTGGAGGCAATTCTCGGAATGTCCCTGAAGAACTGCAGGGCCTCATCCACCGTCATGTCCAGTACATCGGAGATGGATTTCCCCTTGAACTTCACCTCGAGGGTTTCCCTGTTGTATCTTTTGCCGCCGCAGACCTCGCAGGGCACGTACACGTCGGGAAGAAAGAGCATGGAAACCTTGGTGGACCCGCCGCCGCCGCACGCTTCGCACCGCCCTCCCCTCACGTTGAAGCTGAATCTGCCGGGGAGATATCCCCTCAGCTTCGCTTCGGGGAGCTCCGCAAAGAGCTCCCGGATGAGGGTGAACAGTCCCGTGTAGGTGGCCGGGTTCGATCGGGGAGTCCTTCCGATGGGGCTCTGGTCCACTAGGATGATGTTCCGGAAATTTTCCCACCCGTCGATGTTTTTGTGGTTTCCCGCCCGCTCGCGGAAATCCCTGTCCAGGTACCGCCTCATCCCCTTGTAGAGCACGTCATGGATGAGGCTGCTCTTTCCCGACCCTGAAACGCCTGTTACGGTGATGAAGAGCCCCGTGGGAAACTCCACATCGATGCCTTTCAGATTGTTGTGCCGGGCTCCTTTTACCGTCAGGCTGCCTTTGGGTCTCCTTCTCTCCTTCGGCCGGACGATGCCGTTGCATTCTCCCCGCAGGTAAGGGCCTGTCAGGAAAGGCGACCGGAACGCCTCTTCATACTCCCCGGAGAAAACGATATTTCCTCCTCCGTCACCCGCCCCCGGCCCCATCTCGATGATCGAGTCCGCGGCCATCATGGTTTCCCTGTCATGTTCAACCACCACGACGGTGTTGCCGAGGTCGCGGATTGATTCCAGGGTCCTGACGAGCTTCTCGGTATCCCTTGAATGAAGGCCGATGGTAGGTTCGTCCAGCACGTACAGGACACCGCTCAGTTTCGATCCTATCTGAGTGGCAAGCCGGATTCGCTGGCTTTCTCCCCCGCTGAGCGTGTCGGCTCTCCGAATAAGGGAGAGGTAGCCCACTCCCACGTCGGTGAGGAAATTGAGCCGTTTTCTCGTTTCGAGAAGGACCTGGTGCACGATGTGCTCCTCGCCGGATGAAAAAGAGATGTTTTCGAGGATATGACACAGTTCGTCGATGGGCATGGAAACAAAATCCCCAATGCCGTAGTTCCGGACTTTCACACTCAGCGCTTCAGGTTTGAGCCTCAGTCCCCCGCAGGTTTTGCACTCGTCGTCCACCCGGTATGTAGCCAGCTCCTCGATGACGGCTTCGGATTCAGTCTCCTTCCACCTGGCGTCAAGCCATGGGATGAGTCCTTCGTAGCGCCCCATGTAGGAACGCTCTTCTCCGCCGTCACGGAACATCAGGGGAATGCGTTCATCCGATCCCCTGAGAATAAACTCTTTTATATTCCCCGGGAGCTTGCCGTAGACTCCCGAGAGATCCCATCCCTTTTTCGCCGCGAACTTTTCCAGTTTTGTCAGCATGTAATGTTTTTTCTTCCATGGAAGAATAGCCCCTTCGGAGAGGGATCTTTCAGGATCGATGGCCAGATCTTCCGAAAAGAACTGGTGGCTTCCTATTCCGGAACAGTCCGGGCAGGCCCCGTAGGGGTTGTTGAAGGAAAAAAGCCTTGGTTCGATTTCGGGCAGTGAAATGTCGCAGGAAGGGCATGTGTAATTTTCCGTGAGCAGTTTTTCCTCTCCCGTTTCAGGAACGGCCACCACGTAACCTCCGCTGAGGGAGAGTGCATTCTCCACGGCTTCGGCAATTCTGCCCCGCCTGTCTTCCTGAATCCGAAGCCTGTCGACTATGACCTCGATGGTATGGCGCCTGTTCTTGTCGAGGGAGATTTCTTCTTCCAACCAGAGAACGGCGCCGTCGACCCTGACACGAAGAAAGCCCTTGTCCCGGGTCTGGGAAAGCAGGTTTCTGTATTCTCCTTTTTTGCCCCTCACCAGGGGAGCGAGAATTTCAACCCTCTCCTCCGGAAAACTGCGGAAGAGGATGTCCACAATTTCATCGAGAGAATAACGCATGACTTCCTTTCCGCATGAGGGACAATGGGGTTTGCCCACCCTGGCGAAAATCAGGCGGAGAAAGTCGTAAATTTCCGTGACGGTTCCGACGATGGAACGGGGGTTGTGGGACACCCCCTTCTGTTCGATGGAAATGGCCGGAGAGAGCCCCGAAATGTCGTCCACATCCGGTTTGTTCTGGATACCAAGAAACTGTCTTGCGTAAACGGAAAGAGATTCGACATACCTGCGCTGTCCCTCGGCGTAGAGAGTGTCGAAGGCGAGGGACGACTTGCCTGATCCCGAAGGGCCTGTGATGACCACAAGCTTGTTTTTCGGGATATCAACGTCGATGTTTTTTAGATTGTGTTCTCTTGCTCCTTTGATTTGAATCCATTGCAACACGGTTCAATTCCTTCCCTTCCAGAGAAGCGAGCGTGTCCCTGAGCCGGGCCGCCTTCTCGAAATCAAGCCGTTCAACGGCCTGCCACATCATCTTTTCAAGTTCTGCCGGAGAAAAACCTTCCAGGGTATCCTTTTCCTTTTTTCGGAGATATCCTGAACCTGCGTCGGCCATGAGCTCTTCGGGCAGGAGGGATATGACGTCTTTCCTGATCGAAGCCGGCGTTATCCCATGGTCTTCATTGTACTTCGTCTGCAGCGCCCTTCTCCGTGCGGTCTCGGCGGTAGCGTTCCGGATGCTGTCGGTGATGTCGTCAGCGTAGAGTATAACCTTTCCCGCTGTATTTCTCGCCGCCCTGCCCATCATCTGGATGAGGGAGCGCTCGGAACGGAGAAAGCCCTCCCTGTCGGCATCGAGAATGGCAACAAGGGAAACCTCCGGAAGGTCCATTCCCTCGCGGAGAAGGTTGATTCCCACGAGGACTGAAATGTCTCCGTTCCTGAGATCCCGGATGAGTTCCGCCCTTTCGAAGGTGTTGAGTTCAGAGTGAATGTACTTGACCTTGAACTGAAGGTCGGCAAGGTACTCCGCAAGGTCTTCCGATGATTTTTTCGTCAGGGTGGTTACCAGGGCTCTTTCTCCTCTGGAGGCAATCTCCCTGAGCCGCCCGATGAGATCGTCCACCTGGCCGCTTGCAGGAAGGATCTCCACTTCGGGGTCGAGGACGCCGGTGGGACGGATGAGCTGCTCCACCACATTGTCGGATACCCTGAACTCGTAGTCGCCGGGGGTGGCGGTGACGAAAACGGCCTGTCTCATATATTTCTCGAATTCGGCCCATTCCAGCGGTCTGTTGTCAAGGCAGGAAGGAAGGCGGAACCCGTTTTCCACCAGGGTCAGCTTCCGGGCGCGGTCACCGTTGAACATTCCCCTGACCTGGGGAAGGGTTATGTGGGATTCATCCACCACAAGAAGGAAATCGGAGGGAAAGAAATCAAGCAGTGTTCCTGGAGGTTCTCCCGGATTCCTGCCGTCCAGATACCTCGAGTAATTCTCAATTCCCGAGCAGTATCCCGTTTCCATAAGCATTTCCATGTCGTACTGGGTTCTCATCCTGATGCGCTGCGCTTCGAGAAACTTGCCCTGTTTTTCGAATGCGGAAGCCTGTTCTTCCAATTCGGAACGAATGGGCTCGATGGACCGGTCGATGGCATCCCTGTCGGTGACGTAATGCTGGGCCGGGAAAATTGAAGCGTGAGCAAGACTTTCCTTTACCTTTCCCGAAACGGGATCAAACTCATCTATTCTTTCTATTTCGTCGTCGAAAAAACATATCCGGAGAGCCGTCTCTCCGTAGGCGGGAAAAATTTCGATGATGTCTCCCCTGGCGCGGAAACTGCCATGTTCCACCACGAAGTCGTTTCTCTCGTAGTAGTTTTCCAGTAGTTTTTCCATGAAAGCCCGACGTTCCCACCGGTCCCCAACGGAGAAGGGAAAAATGACCTTTTCGTAGGTTTCCTTCCGACCGAGTCCGTAGATACAGGAGACGCTTGCAACGACGATGACATCCCGCCGTTCGATCAGCGCCTTGGTTGCTGCCAGCCGAAGCCGTTCTATCCTGTCGTTGACCGAAGCGTCTTTCTCTATGTAGGTATCTGTCGCCGGGACATAGGCTTCCGGCTGGTAATAGTCGTAGTAGCTGACGAAGTAATGAACAGCATTATGGGGGAAAAAACCCTTGAATTCACTGTAAAGCTGGGCCGCAAGAGTTTTGTTGTGGGCGAGCACCAGAACGGGCCTGCACGCATGGGCGATCACGTTGGCAACCGTGAAGGTTTTTCCGCTTCCGGTTACCCCGAGAAGAGTCTGGAAACGTCTGTTTTCCGCGATACCGGCGGAAAGCCGGCGTATGGCCTCAGGCTGGTCACCTGAAGGAGCCCAGTCCGAAACCAGGTGGAATTTCCTGTCTTCAGTTTTCATTCACGTTCCGGTCCCCCTCCCGCTGAGCCTGAAAAGAAAAAGGGAACCGGGAAAACTCCCGGCTCCTCTTTTTGCCTTTTCCTGCCGAAGCTAATCTGCAGGAGCTTCTCCAAGGATGTTCGGGCTTCGGCTTTCTTCCGCCGTCTCTTCCGGAGTTTTTCGCCCTTCTTTAACCTCTTCTGCCGGTGAAGGGGTCTTTTCTTCTTTTTCTTCCATGCCGAGCAGAAGGGTCAGTTCCTTTCCTTCAATGACTTCCTTTTCAAGAAGTACCTGGGCGACCATCGTCATCTCTTCTGCGTTTTCAGCCAGCAGATGATGGACTCTGCCATAGCAGGAATCGATGATCTTCTTCACTTCCTGGTCTATGGCATAGGCCACTTCGTCGCTGTAGTTCCGGTCCTCTCCGATGTCCCTGCCGAGGAACACCTCCTGGTGCTTGTGACCGAGCTTGACGAGCCCGAGTTTCTCACTCATTCCGAATTCGGTGACCATTTGCCTGGCAATCTGCGTGGCCCGTTCCAGGTCGTTGCTCGCGCCTGTGGTGACGTCCCCGAACTGAAGCTCTTCTGCCACTCTTCCCCCGAGAAGAACGCAGATCTTGTCAAGGAGGCCGGAGCGGGACATGAGGAAACGATCCTCCTCCGGAAGCTGAAGAGTGTACCCGAGAGCCATGTTACCTCTCGGAATGATGGAAATCTTGTGCACCGGGTCGCAGGACGGTATCAGTTTTGCTACAAGGGCGTGCCCGGTTTCGTGGTACGCGATGATCTTCTTTTCTTTGTCGCTCACGAGGCGGCTCTTGCGCTCGGGACCGGCGATGACCCTGTCGATTCCTTCCTCGAAGTTCTTCATGGTGATTTCTTTGTCTCCGTTCCTTGCCGAGAGCAGAGCTGCCTCGTTCACGAGGTTCGCAAGGTCGGCGCCCACAAAACCGGGTGTCCTGCGTGCGAGGACTTCAAGGTCCACATCGGAAGCGAGCTTCTTTTCCCGGACATGAACCTCGAGAATAGCTTCCCGTCCCTTGACGTCCGGACGGTCGACGACGATGTGGCGGTCGAACCTTCCCGGACGGAGAAGGGCCGGGTCGAGGATGTCGGGCCTGTTCGTGGCCGCGATGAGAATAATGCCCGTGGATTCGTCAAACCCGTCAAGCTCGACGAGAAGCTGGTTCAGCGTCTGCTCCCGTTCGTCGTGGCCTCCGCCGAGACCGGCGCCGCGCTGCCTTCCAACGGCATCCATCTCATCGATGAAAATAATGCACGGCTGGTATTTCCGGGCCTGTTCAAAGAGATCCCGAACCCTTGCTGCACCCACACCAACGAACATCTCGACGAAGTCCGAACCGCTGACGCTGAAGAAGGGGACATCGGCCTCCCCCGCCGCTGCCCGGGCAAGAAGGGTTTTTCCCGTTCCCGGGGGTCCAAGGAGAAGGATGCCCCTGGGAACCTTTGCCCCGAGGGCTGTGAACCTGCTGGGATCCTTGAGGTAGTACACGACCTCGGAGAGTTCTTCCTTTGATTCCTCGCATCCGGCGACATCGTTGAAGGTCACCTTCGGTCGGTTGTCGAGAAAGAGCTTGGCCTTGCTTTTCGCAAAGTTCATCACCTTGCCGCCGCCGCCCTGCATGTTGTAGAGGAAGAAGATCCAGACACCAATGAGCAGCAGCGTCGGGAACAGGGAAGAAAGCATGTTAGCCCACCATGGAGTCTTCTGCGGAGGTTCCACCTCCACGTTTACTCCTTTCTGGGCGACTTCCTTGGCCAGATCCCCTATGCCGACTACATAGCTAACGAATTCCCTGCCGTCGGTGAACTTTCCCTTGATGGAATTTTCCCGGACGGTGACGGACGTGATTCTCCCTGAGGAGACTTCCGAAAGGAATGTGCTGTACCCGATCTCCTGGATTTGCTGGGGACCCTGGGTGGGAGAAAGAAAAACGTTCACGAGGCTCACAACGAGCACTATAAGAATAAGATACAACCCGAGATTTTTTACCAATCGGCCCAAATTATCGCCGCCTCCTGACTAAGGTAGAAATTTTTTTAAACTTCTGTTCTCGATTCCCCTGTAACCTCAACAACGTGAACGGAGGGGAGATTCCTCCATTTGCCCGCGTAATCAAGACCGTAGCCTACAACAAACTCGTCGGGAATGGAAAATCCCCTGTAGGCCACATCCACATGAACCTTCCGCCGCTCCTCCTTGTCGAGGAGGGCGCACACCCTGACGCTTCCTGGCTGTCTTTCATGCATCAGCTTGACAAGATATGACAGAGTCAGTCCTGTGTCAACTATATCCTCGACGATGAGGACATTTTTGTCTTTAATGCTGCTGTCCAGGTCTTTGACGATCCTGACGATTCCGCTGGTCTTCGTGGAGTCACCGTAGGAGGAAACAGCCATAAAATCGAGGGAAACGTTCACCGTAGGCGGGATGTTCCGCACCAGGTCGGCCATGAATACGACCGCTCCCTTCAGAATGCCGACGACAACGAGCTCCTTCCCCTCGTAGTCCCTGGCGATCTGTTTTCCCAGATCGACGACTCTTTTTTCAATTTCCTCTTTCGGAATCAGGATGTCTGAAACCCTATAATCCATATTCTTTCCCCTTTTCAGCAGTGATATGAAGAACCCTTGACTGAATGCGGACAACCTCTTCCCCGGAGGGTATTACGCCGGCAGGTGAACGCCTTCCCCAGAAAGGAACCCACTCGAAGGAGCCGGAGCGCAGTACCGGAAAAATGTGCCGTCCCCACGGAAGTGCCCAGGTATCCCGGTGATTCTGCATTTCGGAAAGGGAGAAAAGCTGAATTTCGCCGGTACAGGGGAGAACAGCCTGCATCCAGCCGGCGGAAACTTCCGCCGGCTTTTCCCTCTTCCAGGAAAACTGCCAGTTATTCCATTCAAAAGTACCTTGGATGCCTTCAAGAGGCACGGTAATTCCTGAAGGATCCAATCCGTTAAGTATAACAGGGTCAACCCAGGTAACAAAGGGGAAACTGCTGAAAACGTACATACTGCTCTGCCATTGAAAACACCAGGGATCATCCTTATTCAGGAGCTCCGCGAGTTTTTCCGTTCTTTCCCTTGCGAGAGCTTTCAGTCCAAGCGCCCTCCCGGCACCGCGTAGAAAAACCGCTGTTGTTTCAGCGTCGAGACGTCTCAGGAACGGGAGCGGGCAGGCATAGGAACAAAAGGGCAGGGATACGGATGCGAGATTGAGCAGGGATTCCTGCATCTTTTCTTCCTGTCCGCGGAAGAAAGCCAGGTCACCTGCCGCTCCCAGGATATGTTTCCTGGCTGAACTGTTTATTTCCCGTTCAACAAGAGGAATGAGCATGTTTCTGATTCTGTTCCTCAGGTAGGCCGTATCCTCGTTGGTGGAGTCCTCCCTCCACGGTATGCCGTACAGGCGGAGAAGCTCCCGGAGGAATTCCCTGGAATATTTGAGGAGAGGACGGAAAACGGGTCCCCGTTTCTCGGGAATTCCGGAGAGTCCCCGAACGCCTGTACCGCG
Coding sequences:
- the rlmB gene encoding 23S rRNA (guanosine(2251)-2'-O)-methyltransferase RlmB; the encoded protein is MDRIERKDGKRPAGRRFGKETGSAAPRFEKKRSEDLNWGRQVVLQLLKESPDRVQKVFLGKNVSDSFSRQVKTLAEKGGVVVQVVTPEVLSEICGPVNHQGVACRSSEVSMADLGDFFSSLPSAGPLLVVVLDHVQDPHNLGAVARTAEACGAKGVLFPKRRGALPGGTVVKVSAGAALRLPMVGINNVSQTVKELQEAGFWTIGLDNRAGRSLWSEPMPERTALIVGAEGEGLSRLVSDTCDEIVRIPLTGETGSLNASVACAVGMFEWARKWGPQS
- a CDS encoding ornithine cyclodeaminase family protein, producing MFLMNSGHMLSCFSFPGLMDAAEEAMKAAGREKDGSITVPLRTAVNRGKNSLLLMPCLADDLWGLKALTIFPDNPVRSRPFLNGLVLLFDGADGTPLALFDGRTLTALRTGSVGGAAVRALAGKDVRSLGLAGAGVQGYWQVRFACEARSFSEVRIYDAVPESAERTAERLGKDLPEISVLPCRDAAELALASDVIITATTAKQPVFPDDRRLFSGGKCIIGIGSYTPEIREYPDALFAEAEQVYVDTEHALSETGDLINPLSRGVFSKEIIRPLSDLLLAGKKETAGTGTVFFKSVGLSVFDLYAAKTLLERGKMTGNGIDFDL
- a CDS encoding NAD(P)/FAD-dependent oxidoreductase, with protein sequence MMEWKNTADVVIIGGGIIGVSTAYYLALNGVKDIVLIEKGTICGGSTGRCGAGIRAQWGTEMNCRLGIAALDIFEQLDQELGMSVGLNQGGYLLVAYNEKELETLRKGMELQNSLGIKSRQINLQEARGICPGLAADDAVGFFFHGRDGHADPFLTTFAYLEAAKRLGVTCHRHTTCTGILVENNVVRGVETDRGTLHAPVVINCAGAYAQFIARMAGIEIPNWAERHEIMITEPVAPGVCPCMLMSFSGNYYIQQRPHGSIICGMSPAGHPEDFENKSTWQFIEEMSKTLVRLLPRTRGIRIARQWSGMYDMTPDAQPIIGETDVKNFYHSTGYSGHGFMLAPVAGKILAQHITGKKPDIDFSMLDYRRFARGEHIRESNVV
- a CDS encoding (2Fe-2S)-binding protein; protein product: MDLIEEHPILDFPRGEKVRFFFDGREMEGYEGEPIAMALHANRVRVYRETAEMHRPRGFFCAIGKCSSCFMVVDGVPNVRTCITPLKPGMKVETQHGKGFVPETAE
- a CDS encoding (2Fe-2S)-binding protein, whose translation is MTMQKEHPGSEEIYVCRCEEVTLEEIHEWIDRGYDSVEELKRVLRVGMGPCQGRGCQDILMREIAKKTGKSITEVEPATVRPPAKPIRIGLLAEEGEE
- a CDS encoding 4Fe-4S dicluster domain-containing protein yields the protein MADALDLFNSGVLTGEREGAVLPDRKLWESKKGGVVIVECPQRIPCNPCHTSCPTGAIRPFADINDTPTVDHSLCTGCTLCVASCPGLACFVIDLTFSEDKALFKLPYEMLPLPEKGQKVQCLNRIGECIAEGTVENVTQPKKDRTYVIHVSAPKEVVDEFRTIRAVK
- a CDS encoding NAD(P)/FAD-dependent oxidoreductase, giving the protein MKTLSTEILVIGGGAAGLSAAAEAAAAGAKVMVAESDLHLGGQLVKQTHKFFGSKDEYAGTRGFKIANILLNEIDSCRENVEIHTNTTITGFYSEDGTFTAMRGEEKYFHIKAKKTIVATGAQERLIPFPNNDLPGVYGAGAVQTLMNVYGVVPGKRVLMVGAGNIGLIVSYQLMQAGVEVAAVVEAAPRVGGYWVHAAKIRRMGVPILLRHSIRKAVGEQVITGAYITALNDRFEPVGEKKYVDCDIICIAVGLSPTTEILSQAGCKMMYVPQLCGLVAQRDRTMKTSNPDFFTAGDASGIEEASAAMVEGRIAGLSAASDLGYPTEHGKLDEYWGRLQALRSGEAGARICQGLECVLVNRWEDVSNG